TAATGGCATAAATCCAGGATGCCCGGTGCGCAGGAGGCAAGAGCATTCCATTTTTGCCATCTTTAATGGCATCGGTTATTCCGCCTGTAGCGGCAGCATATACCTTAGTGCCACACATAGCTGCTTCAAGGCATACCAGGCCAAAGCCTTCCATATCGCCGCTTACCGGAATATTGGGCATTAGAAAAGCATCAGCAATGCCTAGAATGGCTGAGATTTCCTCAAATGGCAGTTTACCCATGCGTACAACGTTATTGTGCATGGAAGACTGCTTAATAAGCGCTTCCATTTTGCTTTCATCAGATGGTGTTCCCAAAAAAAGTTCTACCGGTGTTTTTACAAAAGCAGGTAAATATTGAAAAAACCTGCTGCCAGTGCTTTTTTTACTTACAGGCCCTATTACGAGGAGCAAAAACTGCTCATCCAATGAAGGTAAAACATTTTTAATAAACCAGGAGAAGCCCTTTCTCTTTACCGGTCGGCCCATAACTACCAGAATCCGGCGGTTTTTAAGATCTGTGTGGTATTTTTCAAGTACCAGCTTTTCAACCTCTGCTCTGGCCAGTGCAGGACGGATCTCTGTATCCACCCCATTATTTACTACAACAATTTTTTCAGCAGCAATATTCCGCTCAATACAAGCCTGTGCAGTAGCCTGACTTACCGCAAATATCAAATCAAATCGGTTAAACACAGGCAAAATAAGACGCCGGTAAATAAAATTAGGA
The nucleotide sequence above comes from Pedobacter sp. MC2016-14. Encoded proteins:
- a CDS encoding glycosyltransferase family 4 protein, with amino-acid sequence MILFVSHKYPPATGGMEKQSLELINGIQKYLPVHLLVYEGEGSRIRFFLKLHRRIREICKEHPEISIIHFNDGLMAACSLLHKIPGHLKRTVTVHGLDVVYPNFIYRRLILPVFNRFDLIFAVSQATAQACIERNIAAEKIVVVNNGVDTEIRPALARAEVEKLVLEKYHTDLKNRRILVVMGRPVKRKGFSWFIKNVLPSLDEQFLLLVIGPVSKKSTGSRFFQYLPAFVKTPVELFLGTPSDESKMEALIKQSSMHNNVVRMGKLPFEEISAILGIADAFLMPNIPVSGDMEGFGLVCLEAAMCGTKVYAAATGGITDAIKDGKNGMLLPPAHRASWIYAINHKLQPRKASAADATETVNYTIQHFSWERMTGEYLAHFLKLFP